The Lates calcarifer isolate ASB-BC8 linkage group LG11, TLL_Latcal_v3, whole genome shotgun sequence genomic sequence ATCCCTTCACCTGGTAGATGAGGACTTTGAAGTTGCGTCTCTTGAGCAGCTCGTTCTCGTTGCTCTCCAGCTTCTTGATCTGGCCCGCCTGCTTCTCCAGGTTGCTGCGCACTGTTTTGACGTTGACACTGACTTTGCGTACCTTTTCCAGCattttgttgacagtgttgGCTGTGCCTACGTGGTTCTTAGACAACTTAGCCAGCTCCCCTTGGATGGTTGACACCGACTTCTCCATGGCTTCCTGTCTGGCCTCGAGGCCGTTCTGGGTCTGCTGGATCTGGTCCACCACCCCGATGATCTTATCAAGCAGAGACAGGACCATGACCCCGTTCATCTGGGCTTCGCTCTTGCCTCCAGAGCCAGTGGCCAGCACCAGGTCCACCTCCTCAGCAGGGTCATCGTCGTCCACTGCTGGCTCCGTGGCGGCACCCACCAGAGCTacctcttcatcatcataaGCCACTTCTGCCAGGGCTGTGTGCTCCTTCTTGACACCTGTGTCCGCCATGGCTGTCAACTCCGAATGCAAACTGTTTGTGCACTCACTACAGATAAAAATACACAACTGAAATACAACCTGCAGGAGCCACGCTGCACAGAACTCAGTCTCTaatccttttttcctttctttcagACAACTTTCTATAGCACTTGTTTGCCTCCTCCTAGTCTACTTTACAGTTTAACTTTCTCTTCACCCTCGATCTCTCACACTCTaccctctcagtctctctctgcctctgctctggGATGCAAGCCAGCCAAGGGGAGTAGGGCCTCTCACAGCTAAGGCATGTGTGCCCTGACTCAAATGCCTCTGCTCCTTGTGAAACCACCCCGTCAAACTTTTCCCTTCCTACACCCGGCCCCCACCCCCCGGCTTCCCTTTTGCCGCTGGGGCTCCACCCTGTTCTGTCCCCAAGGATATCTCCAGACTCCACCTCTCATGGCGACATGACACTCCTCTCTGACAGGGAAAGGTGAGGGCCACCACAGGCAAGATTGAGCACCACAGAAAGACATCAGCCTCTGTCAGAGAAAGGTGACAACTGAAGTTCACAGGCTCTGAAATTTggtcaaaggaaaaaaatatagaCATTAGAAATCTAACAGGTAATAAAGTTTTACATTGAAAATGcatgctgtactgtatgtccaaCTGTTGTGCTCTCTGTATGGTATGGACAATGTTGCAATTTATTATAATTCTTctcactgtcatttttaaaatcgCGTGGAAAGAGAAGTTGTGTTTAAAAGCAACCTTCCATGTTTGACAAATAATTTATTACATCTATGATTAAAAGTAAGCAATGTCTAAATCCTCTGATCAAACaaagagtaaaaaacaaatggaaCTAAGCAACTTTTCAACCAACTGATCTTAAGACTGAATCTAAACTGTGAGATCAACATACAAAGATAGAGCTGCAGTATTGATAAGCAACTGGTATTAATATCTGTATTATTCCCTGTGCTGAATGTGGAGTGGCAGTCTCTAACTGTGAGCAATAAGCATGACTATTACATCAAATTGGTCAATTAAAGTAATTCTCTCTGACAGATTCTGTTCGacaaattattttgaaaatattcctCGGAAGTCTTACTAGACAGTCATGCGTGACTTATTGTTCATTTAACAGCTCTTTCTTGAATATAAATCTCACAATTATTGCTACTTCCTCTGTTATTTGTGGTTAACACACTAACCAAGAACTGTAGTTATTCATATTATGCTGATTTTACTGATATTTATGGAGTTGACAGTTGacataaatgtatttacaatCACGCCCTCTAGCGGTCACAACAATCAACGTCAATGCAGGGATACTAGCATACTCTCAATTTTGCGGAGTATCATAAGTATTCAcattttgtacagtatgtacccTATCTGTATTGATAATGTAGACACCATATTGAGAAACAACATGTAATATATTCCAAGCCGTTCTAAAATAAATAGTACTTTTGTTAAAACATTTAGCCATCCTCCATTTCGCCTACCTGATTGGCGTTGAGGTCGATAACGGCGAGGGTCATACGGCAGGTACCCTTAACGAGCTAATGTTATCACGACAGCTTGCGAGCTTGTCCACCAACAAACAACCGTACAGTACAGCGTTAAGTAAAATGAATGACCCATAATCCGTAAAAATAACAATGTTCTTTGATAGGTTAATTAGCTAACGAAGCTGAACGTTAAatgctgccctctagtggctaCGGTGAGCAATGAGAACTTAATTCCACTGCTGTCAAGTCAGACATAACAGCATAGCGATACGTCCGggtgaaatattcaaaataagagtcacaaaataaacaaaatagtttACACCGTAATCAGTGCGGGACAATAGAGACAGTAACTTTTGTTTACTTGTTGCACTTTGAATTTGTATCTGTACTTATGATGTAGACATAATGCCCTAGACTTGTAGAGAGAGTAATGTATTCCAACCCGTCCCGTAGCAACTACCACCTCCGTGAAAAATTTAGCCCGCTTCCATTTAGCCTACCTGCTAAATGTTGATGGTGTGATGACAGGCCTACGACGATTAAGGCGGATACCAGTACCGAGTTAACGTTAACACGACAGCTTGCGAGCTTATTCACCAATAAAGAACCTCCTTACAATATAGAGTTAAGTAAAGTTCGCAACCCATTATCCGTTGGACTCAGAATGTAATTTAATAGGATAACTGGCGAATTACGTTGAACGTTAACGTCGAcgctgccctctagtggtcacAGTGAGCAATTACAACTTAATTCCACTGCTGTCAAGGCAGATATAATAGCATAAGGTACTTCCGGGTGAAAcgttcaaaaataaaagtcacaagCTACATAGAGTACTGGTCAGTACAGGACAATGTAGACAATAGCTTTTTGTATAGTCGTCGctctttctatttttatctAACGTAGGCATATTACTGTCAATCAATATGATACCCCAAACTAAGTAATACATTCCAACCCGTTCCGCAGCAAATACTACCTCCGTGAAAATCTAGCCCGCTTCCATTTATGCCTACCTGCTTGGTGTAGTTGATATGATGAGAAGCCTACGACCATAAAGACAAGTACCAGTACCGAGTTAACGTTAACACGACAGGTTGCGAGAGTATCTACCAATAAAGAACCTCCTTACAGTATAGCGTTAAGTTGGCGAACCGTTATCCATTGGAATCACAATGGCATTTAATAAGATAATTAGCTAACTACGCTGAACGTTAACGTCGAcgctgccctctagtggtcacGGTAAGCAATTACAACTTAATTTCACTGCTGTCAAGACAGATATAATAGCATAGCGGTACTTCCGTGTgaaacattcaaaataaaagtcactaGCTACATATGTACGTAATATATGTTTACTGTAGCACTGTCTTGCATTTTATGTATTGTATTTTCATGCCACGTGTTTTActtgttgttgtctgtgtttgtatttgtattgtaGTCATATCATCATCAACAATATGTAGCCCTAGACTAAATAATGTATTCTAAACCACTCTACAGCAGATGCTACATACGTGAAAAATTTAGTCCACTTCTATTTAGACTACCTCCTTGGCGTTGACGGTATAATGAGGGGCCTACGACAATAAAGGCGGGTACCGGTACAATAACGAGTTATGCCGAGCGTTGACATCGGctctgccctctagtggtcacGGTGAGCAACTACAATTTATTTGCTGTCAAGGCAGACGTATTGATATTGTCGTATTTCCGggtgaaacattaaaaataaaagctacaAAAGTCACATTATTGATCGATGAAGGTTTTTGCTTACACCTGCACTGTCTTGAATTTTatgcactgtgtttttatgtcacctgttttgcttgtttatttttgtatcttATAGTACATTGAGTTTGAAATAAATATGGAATAAATAATGAAACGTGCAATATAAATAAAccatatatattgtatatttataaGTTATTTGACAAGCATTTTCCTTGTGAAATAACCAACATTGTAAAATACTTGTAATAACACCAATAAATGCTTTTACAAAAGACAGGGATGCATTTGCGCACTTTATCCACTGGGGAACGCTGAATAGCCATTAGTACTAATGACAACCAAACTCAGGGGTgtcaagtcaaacaaaaaaaaaaaccacacaccaACACTTCCGTTTaggactttcaaaataaaacgtaGTAGACAGAAGTGCCTCAACACTTCCTCTTTGAAAGGTCGATACTCCAATGGTCTGCTTCAAACCACCGACTAGTCCACAACAAACGGCGAAGAGGAAACCAAGACGGGAAGCTAAGAGGAGAGGCAGGGCATCTAATCAGTAAGgacactgaatttaaaaaacaaacaagctatTGGTTAATTACTATTATGTTAATATAACTGAGGCTGAAGATGATTTAAACTACTCTAGCGTTTACGTCTTTAATGTGGGCTAAGTTAAAATATCGAACAACAGGTGCTAGGTTAGCATTagctatatatatattgtatacgCTCTGAGCTATTAACGCTAATAAGTTAACTAACTAGCATCCGATATCAGGAAAAGTTCATATAAACATCACTACATTTAGTATCCTATTGTATAACGTTATGTCGTTCGTAATACTGTAGTTTAACCAGCTAGCGCTTGCTAATCTGACTAGCATCCGTCAACTAATAATTGTTCTGCTTAAGCTAAATAACTTCAACACCGACTGATTAGCTATAACTGTCCGGCTTTGCTACGTTATTTACATTCTACGGTGTTAATAGTGTTGATTGATCCGTGTCCAAGCAGCTTTAACAGTGCCAGTTTGGTTCATTAGTATCATTAGTAACTGTTAGCCTCTATAACATCTCCAGCTTTGACAGGTGAAGCTGCATTAGTCACGGAACTAAGCTAGTTGTAGTAGCTGTCTGATGTGTTAGCGTATCGATCAtctaaatattaaatgtttcaACTCTGTagttttgtctgattttattatgctgtttttaagatttaagtCAGTAAATGTGCACTCAGCGTTGATGTATTGAGGCTTATTAAAGCTACAGGTCACATGCTACCTTGTAATCCACAGATAAGCCCTGTGTGGTCGTTTTATAGTAGGAGGTCATGCTGCTTAGCGTCAGGATAGTCTGAGAAAATCTTCACCTTTTTAGTTGTAGTTAAAGGACATACAACAAACTGCTCTGTATCTGCATAGGTcattaatttgtgttttacttCCAAATTAAAAATCCAAGGTCTTCTAGGTTAATTTCAATGTTACAGTTGAAGCTCCTTTCATTATACCATATCTACATTCCTGCACTGATCATGGGATCAGCATGGGGCaagctgatattttttttttcttttctctttttgtcacaTGCCAGTTTTTCAGCCTTGTGTGAAACTAACACAGAACTGATACAGACCTCCCCCTTTAGTGATTTTCACACTAGCATGCTAGTGCAGAGATAAGTGTTGCATGTAGAACTAAAACTGAAAAGGAGTTTGCTTACATTTGAGTGTCTCTAATGGATGATATCATTGTTCAGTTTCCAGAGGATCTGCTTGTTTTAAGGGTGAATTGAGAGCTCACATCCTTCAGCAACATGGGGGAACTCTTCAGGAGTGAAGAGATGACGCTGGCTCAGCTCTTCCTCCAGTCAGAAGCTGCCTACTGTTGTGTCAGTGAACTGGGAGAGATTGGGATGGTGCAGTTTCGTGATGTAAGTCCACCTCCATCCCATTGTGTTGCCCTGAGACTCATGATCCCTTCACAATATACTACAGCTTCTGCTTTGGTTTACCATTTTCTACCAACTTAAAACGTTTTCCAAAGGTGGTTCCCATAGTGGAAAAGCTCAGATAAGAAAAACCTGTTAATTAGTCATCACTGTCATCTGTTGTGGTGATGATAACCATGTTGTTAAAACTGTTGAGAAAGTGCATGCCTTCTGCATCATGTTCATCATGTGCTCACAGCTGACCCCTCATTCCACGCATGACAAGCCCTGAGGAAAGCTTTGTGCTAGAGTATTGGATGGGCTGTAACAGAGTAGGTCTGTGCATCATCAACAGTATCTTATGCATTTGATCAAATTATACTCTGACATAGCTTTAAAAAGTTATAATATTTTCTAACGACAGTAAGAaagttgagttttttttaaacttttgaaaatACACCGTTGAACAACTCAAAAAAGCCTGTTAATGGAAGGGTTGTCAGTGGATAACAATGCAGAATTTGAGCACATCAGTTAATTGTAAATGTGCTGATTGTACAAATGTTGCTGATGGGCAATTTGTATCATTCCTTTATAGTCATGTCTTagttcattttgtgtttcttcacccataattattttccctcttctttctttcttgcagCTAAATCCTGATGTGAACGTGTTCCAGCGAAAGTTTGTTAATGAAGTACGGCGATGTGAAGAGATGGATCGCAAACTGAGTAAGCGAGCCTGGATTTATCTTGCAAGAGCTGCCTTTGCCTTTTACAGGAGCCCTGGGCAGAAATTAACAATATCGCAACTCGTATTTCCTGACCGACAGTAACGGTTGTTTATTTCATATCTGCCATTTAATAAACCACATTAGAGCCCTACAGACAGAGGCAGTGTAGCACACATTGCTTATAGGTGGTTCTTTATCCAGCATAAAACAACCTGGTTACTTCTCATTTGCAGGATTTGTGGAGAAAGAAATTAAGAAGGCGAACATCCCAATTGTTGACACAGGAGAAAACCCTGAAGTCCCCTTTCCAAGGGACATGATCGACCTGGAGGTGActgctccctctttcttttaaaGATAAACATTTGAGCTCTTATCATCTGCTGCCTCCCTCCACTAACCTCTCCCATATGTTTCTCCGCAGgccacatttgagaagcttgaGAATGAACTGaaggaaataaacacaaaccaaGAGGCACTAAAGAAGAACTTCCTGGAACTTACTGAGCTCAAGCACATTCTGCGTCGCACACAACAGTTTTTTGATGAGGTCAGCTTCATTTTGCACACACGGCCTTGCAAAACTATGTGCTGGGTCTTTTATTTAACTAAGACTGTGATTGCCTGAAAGAGAAGTGAGACTTTTacttttgtagttgtttttacTTCTGGGTAAAAACAGTTGCAGCTTTTCATTGGTGTAATACAGATTCTCCTGATAAGCACtgatctctctcacacatacacacacacacacccacacaaaggAAAGCTTATTGCTGCTGGATTTTGTGTTTGCACTCATGATCTTTTATAGTTGCTCACATGATCTTGGTCCATTTACACCATCTATTCAGACTATTTCATATGCTGTAAGCCCACTGCTGTACGGTACTTAGGTTTAGTTCTGCGTATGAGAACGTTAATTTGCTAGAGCAAAATTCTTGCCTTTCCACCTTTGCCCAACATCAATTCCACTTCATTGCTTTCACAAGAAAAAACTGGGTTGACACAGTGTTAAATGATCTTTTACAAGTTGTTATGAGCTTTGATTGAGGTGAATCATTTAACCAAACACATAGCTGTTCAGCCATTAACTGATGAAGTTCACTGTcttgccctgttttttttttttatctttcctcTGTCAAATAACattcatgtaaataaaatgtctgagaAGTTTTGTAACAGCACTACTCACAAGTGTCTGGTAATGCAGTGGCAGTAATGATTATGTTGCCATTGTAACTGATGATTTGTTAACTGAATTTTCAGATGGAGGACCCCAGTTTACTGGAGGAATCATCCATCCTCCTGGACCCCAGTGAGGTTAACAGGGGGGCTCCTCTCAGACTTGGGTGAGTTGTGTTTTGTGGTCTTTTCTAATTTAAAAGGATCAAGCATTTCTTGGAGATTTCCATTCTGTGTACTTTGGCCCTCTGTGCAGTGTTACAAGTAGCCTATTACCTCCCACACACCAGCTCAGGCTGCCAAGCTtagacatgcaacaaaggtcacCCTAATGCGGAAATCCATTCAGATTCACAAACGCAGCCCCTACTGGTAAAGACATCTCACTAAATGTTATCACCCTGGTCACCTCTTAAAGACAGAGCCAAAGAATAAAGTCATTCACCTCAGTAGACAGATAATACCTGTTTTGTCAGGGAAACTGACAGAATTTGTGTAATTACATGAAAATAGTCTAAGCTGTTTCATTAAACTCATGCTATGTACATGACTGATAAAGGTTTATTGTCTTTCATTTGATATGTcagaaacaacagtgacagGATTTGTCAATTTCTTACAGATTTGTAGCTGGAGTCATTGGCAGAGAACGTATCCCAACATTTGAGAGGATGCTGTGGAGGGTTTGCAGAGGAAATGTGTTTCTAAGGCAGGCAGACATTGAAGATCCTCTGGAGGACCCAACTACAGTCAGTACCTgttaacaaatgaaatattttgtagCCTGTAGGTTTGGTCAGATGTAACGCATGCTTCAGTGTTCTCCCACCAAGTTCTTAACTGTGTGATGTTTCCACAGGGTGACCAGGTCAACAAGTCTgtcttcatcatcttcttccAGGGAGACCAACTGAAGAATAGAGTCAAGAAGATCTGTGAGGGGTAAGTGAGTCAGCAACATTTGTACAATTTATCAAACATGCTTGACCAACAGGTCCTTATCTGTACTTCTCCATGTGTCCTCAGGTTCAGAGCGACCTTGTATCCATGTCCAGAAACACCccaggagaggaaagagatgcTAGCAGGAGTGAATGCTCGCATTGATGACCTGCAAATGGTAAATATTGTACACCAGCTGGGAAAACAGCCACACACTGTTGACTCATAAACAACAactctcacaaaaacacacttgaaCTGGTTagttctctttttttgcttCCCCCTAATCAGCAAGATTTTCTTCTTTGGAAAGTGTCAATAGAAGAAATTTCATAACGTATGAAGACAGTGACACATCTGCTCTTTGCAGTTCATTTTCAGCCCAGCCTCAAAGCAAGATATGATTCTCTTAAGCAGTAAATTCTTGTAAGATTTTTGGGCCcttaaattgtcttttttaaaagatgttAGTAAAGATTGTTGGCAATCATAGCAGCTCCTCAAGGAACTAAAACATCAGGAAGATCTCTCTGTCACCAGACACAATGAACTGTAAATTTGTCATCAGTGAGGCGATAAACCCACTTCCTTCCCAGTTTTTTCATGCTGACATGGCTTTAGAAATCACCACATCCTCCATGATGCATGCACGTTAAACCACGACCAACAGACAGTGTCTTGCACTCATTCAAGCTGCAGTCCTCATTTGTTAACACCCAGAATCTCTGTTAGTTGGGAAATAATGGCTCAGTAAACTTTTGTAGCTGCTGATCAACAAGataagtcagttttatttatatagcaccaaatcatcAACAGAAGTTAAATGTTCTAGCTCCACCCCACACAGGATACAGAGTGTGGTCTAATTGCAGTTGAATATTCACACGTTGTTGTTATTGCCCATAGTGTTGCGTTCCTCCCTTGTGACTCGTTATCTAGCATGAGGAAGAGtaccctcccctcctcctgtaTCTTTGCAGATGAGAACCCTCttgtatttttgtcatgtaACAACATATGCACATCATGTCACACAGACTCATATATTAGAGGAGTTGTACTCACTACACCCTGGGCTACAGTCTCTCACATGCTGCCTCACTCAGTCTGCAAGTTGTGTCAGTTTTGTTCAAGTGTTTTATACTCACATATTGTAGGATGACTAACCGTTGCAGCCACAGTAACGGCTTATATGAGATGGATACTTGATACTTAGCATGCCTCCAGTTTGACAAATCGATTGATGTCCTTTCACGGCTTTATATCCCAGAGAATGTGTGTTTCGGTGTTTGTGGATGCTGTGCTATGCTTGTCGCTATGTGGGCTTGCAAGCTGAAGGCAGAAGACAGAATTGCATGGATGATGAAGAATGTCAGGCTATTTGTCCAGCAGTCAGCTATGTGTGGGCCATTTAGCCTCTCGACAGCAGGCAGACAGCACAGTTTAAATATCATGCCGTTTGCTGATCATGGGACTTGGCTTAAAATGTGAGTCATACAGCAGCATACCTGGGAACATCCTATATCTCTTTTGGGGAAAACCTAATGGATTAGACAGCCTGCCGCTCTTTAGTATATGAGTTACTGCTCACTTATCGTGCCAGTAAATGTAAACCCTTTCTATGAATATCAAGGAATGTGTGATTCATTGCTGctatttttggttttcttgtTATGATAGCCTTTTCTGGTTGTAATGGAAATTATAATCCACACAGCTGTGACTTTATTTAGATGGATTAATAGATGATAAATGCCATTGATGATTTGTAATAATTAATAttgattaaacatttatttttcaagagTGTGCTGGCCAAGATAAGACGGACGACAAAATATACCACAAAATCAGAATTGAAAATGTGAtaataaaaagtatatataaCCCTTATAATACaatcatgtaaaatatttcattctgaCAACCTCTACTCTTGTCTGTCCCCAAAGGTGCTGAACCAGACCGAGGATCACAGGCAGAGAGTCCTGCAGGCCGCAGCCAAGACAGTCAGAGTGTGGTTCATCAAGGTGAGGAAGATGAAGGCCATCTACCACACCCTCAACCTCTGCAACATTGATGTCACTCAGAAGTGTCTGATCGCTGAGGTGTGGTGTCCCGTCTCTGACCTGGACTCCATCCAGTTTGCCTTGCGCAGGGGGACGGTGAGTAACTGCGCACCAGGCATTTCATGTTTAATAGAAACCATCCACCATTTAGTAGcatttgttcatattttgcagacacagtcacacaaagcCCTGCTTATTTTTTCTGAGAAAGTAGACTGGTTTATGTTTACCTGGTCTTATGTTGAATGTAGCAGAACCAGTTTGAAACCAATAGGTCTAGACTACATTAGTGCAAACATGGTGTTTAGCCAGCAATAAACAACGGCTTTTGTGTGTACTTAAATATCAGTATATTCACTTCACCTGAAGGTATATTTATTTAACTGCTTCCATGGCGACTGGTTGAGATTATAAGTCAGGGCCAGAGCAGACACAACTTGCACTTTTCATAATCTCTTTATTAAAACCAGATTTTAAGGTAGTAGGTGGGGTCAGTTCAGAGATATGATGGGCTTTGATACCCTTAATCATAAAAAACTAAGAAAGCAGTATTAGACCTCTCATTTCTGTACAGTTAGCGTTCTCAGAACACAATCCCATTGTTTGCATTGCTTTCACACTGTTGAAAGTTAGCTTTTTCCCCAGTTAATATAAAGAGATTTCTAGAAATGTTCTAGTAATTCATGTCTGTGAGAATAAAGCTAATGTGTGACATAATCATTTTTTGCACggctttgttttctgcactTTAGGAGAAGAGTGGCTCCACTGTGCCTTCCATCCTCAATAGGATGCAGACCAAGCAGACCCCACCCACCTACAACAAGACGAACAAGTTCACCTCAGGCTTTCAAAACATTGTGGATGCCTACGGAATCGGCAGCTACCGTGAGATTAACCCTGGTAAACGTGCCACACCTTTCTCTGTCCACTCTAAATCTCTGCCTGTCTTTACCCAGATCAGtgtttatctttatcttttaagGCAGCTGAactctttgttttgttaaaagttCTGTTTACCTGTGCTGGCTGTAGTATTGAACTACAGTCACTGAAAGGCTGTTGCCTCAGCTGCCACATCACCCATTATCACCTTGTTGGGACGTGCTGTGTTTCCTAATGTGTCactcatttgttgttttacttgtCACACCACCTTCATCTCATGTGATGCCTGCCTCCATGCCCTCATGTCTCCAGCACCATACACCATCATCACCTTCCCTTTCCTATTTGCGGTCATGTTTGGTGACCTGGGGCACGGGGTACTCATGACCTGTGCTGCCCTCTACCTTGTGTTGAGAGAGAGCAGGCTGATGGCCCAGAAGAACGATAATGAGGTATGGATCCCATCATCGCCATCTCATTAGTCCTGCACCATCCCTTTTGATTTCAGTTTATCCTGTTGAGAGATGTATGTCCAATTTTCTTTTCCCTgagatttaaattatttaattgtTTCGGGGCAGATGTTCAGCATGGTGTTTGCGGGGCGCTACATAATCCTGCTGATGGGAATCTTCTCAATCTACACGGGCATCATTTACAACGACTGCTTCTCCAAGTCCCTCAACCTGTTTGGCTCTGGCTGGAGCGTCAGGCCTATGTTTGATGCTCGAGTAGGAGGCAACTGGTCGTAAGTGTCATTGGTAATGACTAACTAGGACTTTAACCCAGTGACTGCTGTGAGGGTGCTGTAATTCAAGTTATAgaactgatttgttttgtcatCTTTTCAGGTTTGAGACACTTGACGGCAATAAAGTTTTGCAGTTGGACCCCACAATAGACGGAGTGTTTAAAGGGCCATACCCCATCGGCATCGAtccagtaaatgtttttttttttttttctattccaTTAATTCTGCTTAGTACAAACTAACTCAGTCGTAACTTATTACAAGCCATGTCTTTGCAAATTATTATATGTTGAGGTTTGTTTCTAACATATAATAATTAACAGTGGTGATAACATAAGCTTGCTATTTTATATGACTTAATCATATTGTCTCTCAGATATGGAACATTGCGACCAACAAGTTGACATTCCTGAACTCCTTCAAGATGAAGATGTCCGTTATCCTGGGAGTCATCCACATGCTGTTTGGAGTCACTCTCAGTCTCTTCAACCACCTGTGAGATTTTCTTTCCCATTTATTTGTTCTTGTTGTCTTTCATTCTTCAGATTTGTGCATAATTGATATGGTGATAAAATGGCTTTGCTGCatctctgcaggtatttccaGAAGCCACTGAATATCTACTTGGGATTTATCCCAGAGATTGTCTTCATGTCCAGTTTGTTTGGCTACCTAGTCATTCTGATCTTCTACAAGTGGGTCTCATACAATGCTCGTACCTCCAGGGACGCTCCCAGTCTCCTCATTGCCTTTATTAACATGTTCCTCTTCAACTACAATGACCCCAGTAACAAACCTCTCTACAGAGGACAGGTCAGATACACTTAGGTAACACCCATTCATCCATATTTTTGTCCTCAAATCAACGAAAGAGAGATAACTGGCCCGTTTTGTGTTATTCTTTCCTCCCCCTGGATGTGTAGATGGGTGTACAATCACTCTTGGT encodes the following:
- the atp6v0a1a gene encoding V-type proton ATPase 116 kDa subunit a isoform X2, which encodes MGELFRSEEMTLAQLFLQSEAAYCCVSELGEIGMVQFRDLNPDVNVFQRKFVNEVRRCEEMDRKLRFVEKEIKKANIPIVDTGENPEVPFPRDMIDLEATFEKLENELKEINTNQEALKKNFLELTELKHILRRTQQFFDEMEDPSLLEESSILLDPSEVNRGAPLRLGFVAGVIGRERIPTFERMLWRVCRGNVFLRQADIEDPLEDPTTGDQVNKSVFIIFFQGDQLKNRVKKICEGFRATLYPCPETPQERKEMLAGVNARIDDLQMVLNQTEDHRQRVLQAAAKTVRVWFIKVRKMKAIYHTLNLCNIDVTQKCLIAEVWCPVSDLDSIQFALRRGTEKSGSTVPSILNRMQTKQTPPTYNKTNKFTSGFQNIVDAYGIGSYREINPAPYTIITFPFLFAVMFGDLGHGVLMTCAALYLVLRESRLMAQKNDNEMFSMVFAGRYIILLMGIFSIYTGIIYNDCFSKSLNLFGSGWSVRPMFDARVGGNWSFETLDGNKVLQLDPTIDGVFKGPYPIGIDPIWNIATNKLTFLNSFKMKMSVILGVIHMLFGVTLSLFNHLYFQKPLNIYLGFIPEIVFMSSLFGYLVILIFYKWVSYNARTSRDAPSLLIAFINMFLFNYNDPSNKPLYRGQMGVQSLLVVIALACVPCMLIVKTLVLRRQYLWRKHLGTQNFGGIRVENGPTEDQAEIIQHDQLSQHSEEEPEAHEEEEFNFGDVAVHQAIHTIEYCLGCISNTASYLRLWALSLAHAQLSEVLWSMVMHIGLSSSSLGGFILLAIVFYFFAVLTVAILLIMEGLSAFLHALRLHW
- the atp6v0a1a gene encoding V-type proton ATPase 116 kDa subunit a isoform X1, with product MGELFRSEEMTLAQLFLQSEAAYCCVSELGEIGMVQFRDLNPDVNVFQRKFVNEVRRCEEMDRKLRFVEKEIKKANIPIVDTGENPEVPFPRDMIDLEATFEKLENELKEINTNQEALKKNFLELTELKHILRRTQQFFDEMEDPSLLEESSILLDPSEVNRGAPLRLGFVAGVIGRERIPTFERMLWRVCRGNVFLRQADIEDPLEDPTTGDQVNKSVFIIFFQGDQLKNRVKKICEGFRATLYPCPETPQERKEMLAGVNARIDDLQMVLNQTEDHRQRVLQAAAKTVRVWFIKVRKMKAIYHTLNLCNIDVTQKCLIAEVWCPVSDLDSIQFALRRGTEKSGSTVPSILNRMQTKQTPPTYNKTNKFTSGFQNIVDAYGIGSYREINPAPYTIITFPFLFAVMFGDLGHGVLMTCAALYLVLRESRLMAQKNDNEMFSMVFAGRYIILLMGIFSIYTGIIYNDCFSKSLNLFGSGWSVRPMFDARVGGNWSFETLDGNKVLQLDPTIDGVFKGPYPIGIDPIWNIATNKLTFLNSFKMKMSVILGVIHMLFGVTLSLFNHLYFQKPLNIYLGFIPEIVFMSSLFGYLVILIFYKWVSYNARTSRDAPSLLIAFINMFLFNYNDPSNKPLYRGQMGVQSLLVVIALACVPCMLIVKTLVLRRQYLWRKHLGTQNFGGIRVENGPTEDQAEIIQHDQLSQHSEEEPERCLLSPAFKAHEEEEFNFGDVAVHQAIHTIEYCLGCISNTASYLRLWALSLAHAQLSEVLWSMVMHIGLSSSSLGGFILLAIVFYFFAVLTVAILLIMEGLSAFLHALRLHW
- the atp6v0a1a gene encoding V-type proton ATPase 116 kDa subunit a isoform X3, producing the protein MGELFRSEEMTLAQLFLQSEAAYCCVSELGEIGMVQFRDLNPDVNVFQRKFVNEVRRCEEMDRKLRFVEKEIKKANIPIVDTGENPEVPFPRDMIDLEATFEKLENELKEINTNQEALKKNFLELTELKHILRRTQQFFDEMEDPSLLEESSILLDPSEVNRGAPLRLGFVAGVIGRERIPTFERMLWRVCRGNVFLRQADIEDPLEDPTTGDQVNKSVFIIFFQGDQLKNRVKKICEGFRATLYPCPETPQERKEMLAGVNARIDDLQMVLNQTEDHRQRVLQAAAKTVRVWFIKVRKMKAIYHTLNLCNIDVTQKCLIAEVWCPVSDLDSIQFALRRGTEKSGSTVPSILNRMQTKQTPPTYNKTNKFTSGFQNIVDAYGIGSYREINPAPYTIITFPFLFAVMFGDLGHGVLMTCAALYLVLRESRLMAQKNDNEMFSMVFAGRYIILLMGIFSIYTGIIYNDCFSKSLNLFGSGWSVRPMFDARVGGNWSFETLDGNKVLQLDPTIDGVFKGPYPIGIDPIWNIATNKLTFLNSFKMKMSVILGVIHMLFGVTLSLFNHLYFQKPLNIYLGFIPEIVFMSSLFGYLVILIFYKWVSYNARTSRDAPSLLIAFINMFLFNYNDPSNKPLYRGQMGVQSLLVVIALACVPCMLIVKTLVLRRQYLWRKHLGTQNFGGIRVENGPTEDQAEIIQHDQLSQHSEEEPEFNFGDVAVHQAIHTIEYCLGCISNTASYLRLWALSLAHAQLSEVLWSMVMHIGLSSSSLGGFILLAIVFYFFAVLTVAILLIMEGLSAFLHALRLHW